The Jaculus jaculus isolate mJacJac1 chromosome 14, mJacJac1.mat.Y.cur, whole genome shotgun sequence nucleotide sequence CCGAGCACAGAGGTCTACTTATAAAAGTCAGGACATACTTTTAGAGACAGTAAGGCCTGTAGTTGGAACACCCACAGCCCCACAGCCAACCCGAGGTCTTCTACACACTTTCAGAGTTGAACTGGCTCTGGCATCCCATAGTCGCCTCGCAAGCTCCCAGGACATCCTTACCAAGATGCCTTCACCCTTGAACATGTGGAACAGATCATGTGTGCCCAATCCTGGGTGTGGAAGGAGGGCAGGCACCCTGCCCAGCATGGCCTGGCTGCCTGGTGAGTCAGCACAGGGATGGGGATGTGAAGAAAAGGGAGTGGTGGTCAGAGGAGCAGCTCTCAGAGCTCTGGCAAGTTGCAAACGAACACTCAGATGTCCAGGCTGAGGGAGACTGTGAAATGTCACTAACACACTGGAGTTCTGACAGGATTTGGGGATCACACTTCCTGGTTTTACACAAGAGAAGGGGCTGTGGGAACAATGTCCACTCTAGGGCTTGGCAGCCACCTTTAAGGACGCACACTCTGACTGTGACATCACACTCGGCCTCCCTGTTCAAAGCCTCCCCACCTGGGGGGCTTTCCCAGACCGCTCAGCTACCGCTCCATCCAGTCCTCCACCTGCACcttcaggctgggctggagccaCGCTGCAGAGTGAGGAGAGGGTGTAGCTGAGCATAGGGTGGGCAGTAGAAGACCAGACTGGACCCTCACCTGAAACGAGTGTCTTTATTGCTTGTACCGTACAAatacgaggaggaggaggaaaggtcaGTGGGGATGAAGGAGAACTGTCAGATAAACATACACacgtaagaaggaaaaaaagacacCCCCAAAtcactccaccccaccccactgccTGTGAACTGCCTAGTCCTGGAGGTGGAGTGAGAGATCAAAACCATAAAAACTAAATTTCAAACACCCAGAGGTGttggggagaagggaagaggagacatgGGCAGAGCAGCGGGTGGACACCCTGTACCCGCTGCGCCCACGGATCAAACGCTCGGGCCAGGGCTTGGGCCGGAGCTTACTCACACTAGTGTGGCCACGAGCTTGTGTACCAGCTCGGGCCGCTCCTGACAGTGCAAGGCACTCTTGGGGCCCACAGCACTGATGTGGCCTCTCTATCCTGATCACCTCAGGCTCCAGAGAAGGGGCCTTGGAGACCAGGGTGGGGGGTTAGGGTTAGAGcacccatccccacccccagagCCCAGCCGATCCACTGGACCCAATACTGTCTCGGCGCAAGATGAGTAACAGCTGAGGGAGGCTAAAGCCCTATCTGCCCTCACCCTGCAAGGGCCCAGCGGGAGGTAAGGCAGGCTGGAAGGAAGCCCAGGGAAGGCACAGAGCTGAGCGGaagggctggcctcaaatgttCCTCACGCCCCACCCAGAGTCAGGACAGCAGCTTGCAGGGAAGAGGGAGGCAGGGCCAGGGGGGCCTCTGCCCTGGCTCCACGTGGATTCAAGGATCTGGCTCCTTTGTGAAGGACCCTAACCTAGATCCCATGGCCTGTCCTTGGACATTATTGCTTTTCTGCCCCAGTGGGGTGGTGGCAGATGGACTGTCCCCTGCCAGGCTCTGAGCACCCAGGTGACAGGACACAGGGCGGCTGGAACACTGTCTTTCTGGAGGTCTCCATCCACAGCCCTGTCTGGAAGCAGTGCTGCAGGAGTACCACCAGGGCACCCTGTCCATGGATCCCGGGCACCCTGCGGCTCCACACTTCCCCCTCCAGGGTGCTGGCAGGGATTACAACCTGAATCTCCCCTCTCCCAAGAACCTGTCCTGACATAGCGGGAGATTGGAGGCACGGCCGCAGGGACCTGTGAGTGAGCCTGGGCAAGGACTGAAGGAGAAACTGGAACTGGATGAGGGTAGGAGTGGGAGGAGAATACAAACCAAAGAGGCAAAATAAAGTTTTTCTTAAAAGCCACCTAAACAGTGGACGCAGCTGTGCACATGTCCTGTGGGGTGGCAACATGGCAGGCTGCTCGCTCTCACTCGCGGATGCTGGCTGAGTAAGAGAACTGGGGAAAGTGTGTCCGCTGGTCTAGCTCCAACGAGCCCAGGCTGTCATCTGTGGGGTGGGAAGAGATGCAGTGGGATGGCATGCCCATAGGAGAGCTGGAGCACCCACTCCTCCCTGGGGAAGCACCATGGGAAGGACTCTGAGAACCATAGCCCAGGGACTGACCCAGGAAGGCAAGGGCCCTATGGGGCTCAGAAGCTGTCTCCCCTATGGCCTCCGGTCACCGCCAGCGCTCAAGCCAGACTCTGCCCTGGCCTGCTCCTACCCACGCTTCCCTGCAGCCCTGGTCCAGTCTTGTCCCTCAGCACGGGCCTTCCCACCCTCTTGCCGCTCCCCTACCCCTGAAGCTGTCCCGGACTGCAAAGCTCTCCCGCTGCAGGCACTCCACGTGCCATTCCGGCTAGGAACATCTCATCTAACATGATGTGGCTCTGTGGGCCAGGCTGCTTCCCCAGTCCTGGGTTCTTACATAGCCTGAGAGCTCTGGGCTGTCATCCACCTGTGACTGGGAACTCCCTGAATGAAGACTAGATGTCCAGTCCAGTCCTGGGGTGGGCTCAGAGTAAGAGTGTAAACATCTGGATAGTCAGCAGAACACTCCGGCCCACACACCAGAGCGTCTCCAAGCTCCAGAATGAGCTACAGCCACGGTTCCTGTGACCCTCTCCCTAACAGCaaagcacttggaaagcagatcTTAGGGTTCCACCCAGACCCTGAAAAGGTAGTCAGGGTCCTGTTCCCAAGAGGGGCCCAAGGGAGACCCGTCCTCTCTACCATGCAGCCAGGCCCAGGTGAAAAGGGGCCCAAGACACTCACAGCGGTCCGGGGGTGTGATTGTGATGGACTGGGCGGTGAACTCATCATCAAAGTACCTGGTGTCCACCTCTGAAGTGACCTGAGGTTTGAAGGGTGGCAAGAGCTGCAGGGGAGAAAGGGCCCGACTCAGGAGCGCCAGGCCAGCAGGGCAGGCCAGGCCCGAGGGCGGGCGGTGGAGCTCACCTTCTTGTGCACCACATCCTGCCAGTCGATGCTGACAAAGAACCTGTGCTCCATGACCTCCTTAGCGTCACTGGGCCCCCCACCGAGCCTGGCAGAGACAAGGGTCAGCACTTAGCACCAGCTCCCGCAGTGCTGGGTGCTGAGAGCCAGGCTTACAACACTAGCAAGCCAGAGCCTCAACCTGCGGCTTCCCACCCTACACAGTCTGACAAGTCACTCCTCACCGCCTATGTCAGAGGCAGGGAGATGGCCGCACAACTGGCCCTCACCTCTAGCCCAGGAGAGGTGGTGGGGTGATGGGTCTCTTGGAAGGAAGCAGACTCACATCTTGGCTCAGCCAGGTACAACTCTCAACTCTAGCCAGGCACTGGGCTGCCATATGGCTCACTGCCCTCTACGTACCAGCAGTGGGGCTACCAGGGagctcatgggggggggggagatgatcACATACTGCCAGCCCACAAGCAAGTGTGCCTGTGGCACTTCGTcttttgggcggggggggggggggcagcggcGGCAGGTGGCCCTGGGCTCACCTCTGTTTAGGGTCCTTCTTCAGCAGGCCAGCCAGCAGGGACTTAGCCTCAGGCCCAAGTGTCCTTGGGAAGCGTATCTCCTCCATGAGGATGAGCTCAAAGAGGCGCTCGTGATCCTGATTGTAGAAGGGCAGGCGGCCACACATCATCTCATACATGACGACGCCCAGCCCCCACCAGTCCACGGCACGGCCGTAGTCATTGTCCTCCAGCACCTAAGGGAGGGGCAGTTAGTGGCCAGGCAGGGGTGAGAAGAGCAGTAGCTCTTCCCTGGAGCTCCCTCTGCCCTTGGCCTGCATGCTCCCGTGCCCCCAGACACCTCGGGTGCCAGGTACTCCGGGGTCCCACAGAAGGTTTTCATCGTTGCCCCGTCACTGATGCCCTCTTTGCACAGGCCAAAGTCAGTGATCTTGATGTGTCCATCTTTGTCCAGCATGAGGTTTTCCAACTGCAGGAAAAGTCAGTGTATGAGGGGAAGGCCCCTTTCATTACCCCAGTCTTCCTTCACATGAGAGGCTGTGATCTGAGGTAGTGGTGTCACATCAGGGGTTCCTGGGCCCAAGATGGCCACAGCACATACACTACGGGATGGAGTgagcttccttcttcctttcctttcctttcctttcctttcctttcctttcctttcctttcctttcctttcctttcctttcctttcctttcctttccttctttcctttcctttcctttcctttcctacttctctctctcctccctccctccttccttccttttctctactGCATATCCATGTggtgcatgcagaggtcagaagacattCTTGAGCTGTCCATCGTTTCTTGACACAGGACCTCTTACAGGCCTGGCACTTAGCctgactagccagcaagccttggCAATTCTGTCTCCatctacccagtgctgggattacaggtatgtgccatggTGTCTGTACTTTTCACATAGGTacaggggaatggaacttgggtccttatgcttgtgaagCAACTATCTTACCAACTgagatctctctccagcccaggctgcagTTTCTTAACACTCAATATGAGAGGCACATTAAtgccttgttttttatttttatttttcctgagctatgatctcactctgtagcctaggctggccttccatcctcctgcttcagcctcctaagtactgagattacaagaAGCCTAGCTTCTTCTATTTTTATCTAAACTTTTAGTTATGAATACACAAcaaaatgtagaaataaataatatttaaaaatatacaacaatagagtttcaaaggggaaagtggggggagggagggcattaccatgggatattctttataatcatggaagttgttaaagaaaaaaaatatatatatagatacatcAAGCTAGGCGTGgcaagcacacgcctttaatcccagcactcaggaggcagagaagtaggaggattgccatgagtttgaggccaccctgagcctacatagtgaattccaggtcagagaccctacttttaaaaagcaaaacaaaatatgtatatgtaagtatattatctatatatgtatgtgcatgtatatatacatatacacacatacacacatacctacatatatatatatacacacacctacATACATGTGGGCAACTTGGTAGGGCCTAATGTGACCTCTCCACTAGGTCAGGCTCCAATAGCACCCGAAACCCCTACAACCACTCATTGCCTAGTTACTGACCACAATGACCACTCCTCTCACACTGagagatgaactccaggcacgtgcgccaccttgtggacaGTCCTGGGTTCATGTCCTCTGCTGGGACCCTTTTCCCTTGGGCTCAGCCCAAAGGACATGCCCATGCAGGCTGTGTAGCTGTGGCCCCTTCTCCGTGTGCTGTCTGGGCCCCCACTGTGGAGCAGCCACAGCGCGTGGGCCTGTTCCCTGGCAGTGGCGTTGCAGGCAGCACGAGCAGGGCTCCTCCGAGTGCTTGCACACTTTCCTAAGTGAACGGCTGTCCCTGTTTCTGGTGTGCACACAAGGGCACAGCGCTTTGGTGACATTGTCAAGTTATCTATCTTCTAAAGGGCTGGGGTGTCTATAGGTCTTTACCATGGGCCAGCTGGgaccctctctctgtgtgttcatgCCCTGCTTTTGCCGGGAGGCCACCTGCTCACCTTGATGTCACGGTACACCACATCCCTTGAGTGCAGATACTCAAGAGCCGAGACAATCTCTGCGCCATAAAAGCGTGCTCGATCCTCTGTGAAGACTCGTTCCCGGGACAGGTGGAAGAACAGCTacaggaggaaggcagggagacCAGACCTCAGCCATGGAGCCACTTGACACATGCTCCACAAACAGGCAGGTGCCAGCAAGAGGGACCAAGCGTTGGACAGTGTCCTTTAAGGAAAAGAGTTCACATGGAGGAAATAAGAGCAGATGCAAGCtgatgtagtggcacataccaAAAATCCACTCGAGAGGTTAAAGCAGCAGGACCAGGATTTCAAGGTCAGCTTTTGGTGGCAGTGTTTGAGGCCAGACCAAGCCAAATAACCAACCAAATGTGCAAGCGATGAAGAGTGAGGGATGACCAGTAAGTGCCAACGAAAGTGTCAGTGGGGACAGTGTGAAGGAACAAGTGAGGGAGAGTATAATAGCAGCAACACGAGTCACAGTGAGTGACAAGACTGTGAGCAAGATGGAGGAGGCAAACAACTGGAACGCAGGGCCACATCTTGTGCAGAGCAAGTGTGAGAGGTGTGAGCGACAGAGTTAAGTGTGAACAACTGAGGGATGGCAGCAGATCACCTACATGTAAGGGCATGAGTTGGTTAGGAGCCCTAAGTACACCTTTCCTTGCATTGCCAGCCCACTACCCCACAGCCTCTGTGCCTGGCTTGGGAACCCACCCAGTGACACAACAGCCTGGTGAACCTGGAGGAGCTACTTAACCTCCCAAGCCTGTCCCCCACCCACAAAGTGGAGATGATACCGCCTGTCTGGGAAGGGACCAGAGTGGACCTCAGTGACATGCAGGAAGTCTTCCTTCACCCCTCCATCTCACCCAAGTCCTCTGCCTGTCCCCTTTCCTCTGCCTGTCCACACACTGGAAGGAGACAGGCAGACAGCAGCCTGAGGGGGCAGCTCACCTCACCCCCGTTGGCATATTCCATCACAAAGCACAGGCGGTCGTGAGTCTGGAAGGCATACTTCAGGGCCTGTAAAGGGAACCAGGCTGCTAGGGCAGGAGCAGGGAAAGAGGACTGCTGGCTAGGGAAGTCTCTACCCTGTCTGAGGCATGGGACAGCACCTGAGACAACCTATCCATTAGCTCATGACCACTGTCTAGGTGAAGCCTGTAGCACCAAAGCCAACAGGCAACATCAGCATTTGCTCTTGTGATGTCTTAAAGCCCAAACTAGAAAGTAATCTTCCTATCTGGGCCAAGCCTCCCTCTCTCAGTAAACATGTTCTCCTGGGCCACTCTGTAACAGGATTTCCCAGCAGCCAGCATCCATGGTTCAGGCCGTCTGGAGAGCCCAGTGACCCCTAGTGGCCTACGTCAGAGCTGTGCTCAAGGTGGCTGAGCTGTGGAACTTCCCTGACCTGCCTCAAGGGCTGACCAGAGAGGGTCAAGAGACTCACAGTGAGGAAGGGATGCCTGGTGTTCTGAAGGACCCGGCTCTCAGTGACCGT carries:
- the Akt2 gene encoding RAC-beta serine/threonine-protein kinase isoform X1 yields the protein MNEVSVIKEGWLHKRGEYIKTWRPRYFLLKSDGSFIGYKERPEAPDQTLPPLNNFSVAECQLMKTERPRPNTFVIRCLQWTTVIERTFHVDSPEEREEWMQAIQMVANSLKQRGPGEDLMDYKCGSPSDPTASEEMEVAVSKARAKVTMNDFDYLKLLGKGTFGKVILVREKATGRYYAMKILRKEVIIAKDEVAHTVTESRVLQNTRHPFLTALKYAFQTHDRLCFVMEYANGGELFFHLSRERVFTEDRARFYGAEIVSALEYLHSRDVVYRDIKLENLMLDKDGHIKITDFGLCKEGISDGATMKTFCGTPEYLAPEVLEDNDYGRAVDWWGLGVVMYEMMCGRLPFYNQDHERLFELILMEEIRFPRTLGPEAKSLLAGLLKKDPKQRLGGGPSDAKEVMEHRFFVSIDWQDVVHKKLLPPFKPQVTSEVDTRYFDDEFTAQSITITPPDRYDSLGSLELDQRTHFPQFSYSASIRE
- the Akt2 gene encoding RAC-beta serine/threonine-protein kinase isoform X2 → MNEVSVIKEGWLHKRGEYIKTWRPRYFLLKSDGSFIGYKERPEAPDQTLPPLNNFSVAECQLMKTERPRPNTFVIRCLQWTTVIERTFHVDSPEEREEWMQAIQMVANSLKQRGPGEDLMDYKCGSPSDPTASEEMEVAVSKARAKVTMNDFDYLKLLGKGTFGKVILVREKATGRYYAMKILRKEVIIAKDEVAHTVTESRVLQNTRHPFLTALKYAFQTHDRLCFVMEYANGGELFFHLSRERVFTEDRARFYGAEIVSALEYLHSRDVVYRDIKLENLMLDKDGHIKITDFGLCKEGISDGATMKTFCGTPEYLAPEVLEDNDYGRAVDWWGLGVVMYEMMCGRLPFYNQDHERLFELILMEEIRFPRTLGPEAKSLLAGLLKKDPKQRLGGGPSDAKEVMEHRFFVSIDWQDVVHKKVTSEVDTRYFDDEFTAQSITITPPDRYDSLGSLELDQRTHFPQFSYSASIRE
- the Akt2 gene encoding RAC-beta serine/threonine-protein kinase isoform X3 — encoded protein: MKTERPRPNTFVIRCLQWTTVIERTFHVDSPEEREEWMQAIQMVANSLKQRGPGEDLMDYKCGSPSDPTASEEMEVAVSKARAKVTMNDFDYLKLLGKGTFGKVILVREKATGRYYAMKILRKEVIIAKDEVAHTVTESRVLQNTRHPFLTALKYAFQTHDRLCFVMEYANGGELFFHLSRERVFTEDRARFYGAEIVSALEYLHSRDVVYRDIKLENLMLDKDGHIKITDFGLCKEGISDGATMKTFCGTPEYLAPEVLEDNDYGRAVDWWGLGVVMYEMMCGRLPFYNQDHERLFELILMEEIRFPRTLGPEAKSLLAGLLKKDPKQRLGGGPSDAKEVMEHRFFVSIDWQDVVHKKLLPPFKPQVTSEVDTRYFDDEFTAQSITITPPDRYDSLGSLELDQRTHFPQFSYSASIRE